In Oceanispirochaeta sp., the DNA window TAGACTTGACCTTTTGCAATCATATTTTACTCCTGTAAAATTTATTTAAGATTCGAATTTACCAGTTTTCGCCCAGGACTTCAAAATGAGCCTGAGGATGGGCACAGGCGGGGCATTTATTGGGAGCCTTTAAACC includes these proteins:
- a CDS encoding rubredoxin-like domain-containing protein encodes the protein GLKAPNKCPACAHPQAHFEVLGENW